The Synchiropus splendidus isolate RoL2022-P1 chromosome 1, RoL_Sspl_1.0, whole genome shotgun sequence genome includes a window with the following:
- the si:ch73-256g18.2 gene encoding small integral membrane protein 36 has protein sequence MGLMEFYLEIDPVTLNLIILVASYVILLLVFLISCILYDCRGKDPTKEYAPDTASSPAPPPPPSGQSPIRLLVMQNSPASPRYDQADAVGETPELRGGDRGEKRSTLV, from the coding sequence ATGGGGTTGATGGAATTTTATCTCGAGATCGACCCGGTGACCCTGAATCTGATCATCCTGGTGGCCAGTTACGTGATTCTTCTGCTGGTCTTTCTCATCTCTTGCATCCTTTATGACTGCCGGGGCAAGGACCCCACTAAGGAGTACGCGCCGGATACCGCCTCCTCCCCTGCACCTCCGCCACCACCGTCTGGACAGTCGCCTATCCGCCTCCTGGTCATGCAAAACTCACCTGCCTCACCCCGCTACGACCAGGCAGATGCTGTGGGTGAGACTCCAGAGCTAAGGGGAGGAGACCGTGGTGAGAAGAGGAGCACGCTGGTCTGA